The genomic interval ACTTCTCCACCGTCTACAAGCGCCTTCAGCGTCTGAAGGAGCTTGAGGCGATCGACTTCGAGGATGTGGCCGCGTCCGGCCTCACCAAGAAGGAGCTCCTGGTCCTCTCGCGCGAGAAGGCCAAGCTGGAGAAGACCCTCGGTGGTATCCGCGAGATGTCGAAGGTTCCCAGCGCTGTCTGGATCGTCGACACCAAGAAGGAGCACATCGCCGTCGGTGAGGCGCGCAAGCTCCACATCCCGGTCGTCGCGATCCTCGACACCAACTGCGACCCCGACGAGGTCGACTACAAGATCCCGGGCAACGACGACGCGATCCGCTCCGTCACGCTGCTCACCCGCGTGATCGCCGACGCCGTCGCCGAGGGCCTCATCGCCCGTTCCGGCGCTGCGACCGGCGACCAGAAGCCGGGCGAGAAGGCCGCCGCCGAGCCGCTCGCCGAGTGGGAGCGCGACCTGCTCGAGGGCGACAAGAAGGCTGAGGAGGCCGCCCCGGCCGCCGACGCCGAGGTGCAGACCTCCGCCGAGACCGAGAAGGTCGCCGACGCCGAGAAGGCCGACGAGGCCGCCCCGGCCGAGGCCGCTGCCCCGGCCGCCGAGGCCGAGCAGGCCTGACACCCGTCACGGTTGACGACGGCGGGGGAGGGCGCGACGAGCGCCCACCCCCGCCGCCACCCGTAGATCTTCGCTTCGACTTCGAGAGAGATTCACAGATCATGGCGAACTACACCGCCGCGGACGTCAAGAAGCTCCGTGAGCTCACCGGCGCCGGCATGATGGACTGCAAGAAGGCGCTCGACGAGGCCGACGGCAACGTCGACAAGGCCGTAGAGGCCCTGCGTATCAAGGGTCAGAAGGGCGTCGCCAAGCGCGAAGGCCGTTCTGCCGAGAACGGTGCCGTCGTCTCCCTCATCTCCGAGGACAAGACCTCCGGCGTCCTGCTCGAGCTGAAGTGCGAGACGGACTTCGTCGCCAAGGGTGACAAGTTCCAGGCCGTCGCCAACACGCTCGCCGCCCACGTCGCGAAGACGTCCCCGGCCGATGTCGAGACGCTGCTCGCGTCCGAGATCGAGCCCGGCAAGACCGTCCAGGCGTACGTCGACGAGGCCAACGCCAACCTCGGCGAGAAGATCGTCCTGGACCGCTTCGCGCAGTTCACCGGCGGTTACGTCGCTGCCTACATGCACCGCACCATGCCCGACCTTCCGCCGCAGGTCGGCGTCCTGGTCGAGCTGGACAAGGAGAATGCCGAGATCGCGAAGGATGTCGCTCAGCACATCACCGCGTTCTCGCCGAAGTACCTGAACCGCGACGAGGTCCCGGCCGAGACGGTCGAGAACGAGCGTCGTGTCGCCGAGGCCACCTCCCGCGAGGAGGGCAAGCCCGAGGCGGCTCTGCCGAAGATCGTCGAAGGCCGTGTCAACGGCTTCTTCAAGGACGTCGTCGTGCTGGAGCAGCCGTTCGCCAAGGACAACAAGAAGTCCGTCCAGAAGGTTCTGGACGAGGCCGGCGTCACGCTGAAGCGCTTCTCGCGCATCCGCGTCGGCGGCTGAGTCCGTACGCGATCGACCTAAGACCCCGATAGGGTCTGACGCAGTCGTCCGCGTGCGCGCCGGACGACCGCAGATCTGACGAGGAGGCCATTGCCGCAGAGGGAACCGCAAGGACCCACCGGCAATGGCCTTCTTCGTATGTGCACGAGGAGATCTCCATGAAACAGGGCGCGGACGCCAAACAGTCTGCCGACGACAAGATCGACAACGGCAAGAAGAGCGGCCGCTTCATGCTGAAGCTGTCCGGCGAGGCGTTCGCCGGCGGTGGCGGGCTCGGCGTCGACCCCGACGTCGTGCACGCCATGGCGCGAGAGATCGCAGCGGTCGTACGCGACGGTGCCGAGATCGCCGTCGTCATCGGCGGCGGCAACTTCTTCCGTGGCGCGGAGCTCCAGCAGCGCGGCATGGACCGGGCGCGCTCCGACTACATGGGCATGCTCGGTACGGTCATGAACTGCCTCGCCCTCCAGGACTTCCTGGAGAAGGAAGGCATCGACTCCCGCGTCCAGACCGCCATCACCATGGGTCAGGTCGCGGAGCCGTACATCCCGCTGCGCGCCGTACGCCACCTGGAGAAGGGCCGCGTCGTCATCTTCGGCGCCGGTATGGGCATGCCCTACTTCTCCACGGACACCACCGCGGCACAGCGCGCCCTGGAGATCGACGCCGAAGCCCTGCTCATGGGCAAGAACGGCGTGGACGGGGTCTACGACTCCGACCCCAAGAAAAACCCGGACGCGGTGAAGTTCGACGCGCTGGAGTACGGCGAGGTGCTCTCCCGCGACCTCAAGGTCGCCGACGCCACTGCCATTACCCTTTGCCGCGACAACGCGCTTCCGATCCTTGTCTTCGAACTGCTCGCCGAAGGCAATATCGCGCGCGCCGTCAAGGGTGAGAAGATCGGCACCCTCGTGAGTGCGCAGGGCACCCGGACCTGATCCGGGTGACGCCCCTGTGAGGGGATAGACAAAGCCCTGCCGGTCGGACACCGTGCAGGACTAGACGCGGGTTACTCCGGGCCTGAATGCTGAGTTCCGGGCCCACTCAAGACATGCAGGAGCAGTGGTGATCGAAGAAATCCTCCTCGAGGCCGAGGAGAAAATGGAGAAGGCCGTCTTGGTCGCCAAGGAGGACTTCGCCGCGATCCGCACCGGCCGTGCGCACCCGGCGATGTTCAACAAGATCGTGGCCGACTATTACGGCGCGCTGACGCCCATCAACCAGCTGGCCTCGTTCTCGGTTCCCGAGGCGCGGATGGCCATCGTGACGCCGTTCGACAAGACCGCGCTGCGCAACATCGAGCAGGCGATCCGGGACTCCGACCTCGGCGTCAACCCGAGCAATGACGGCAACATCATCCGGGTGACGTTCCCCGAGCTGACGCAGGACCGTCGCAAGGAGTACATCAAGGTCGCCAAGACCAAGGCCGAGGACTCCAAGATCTCGATCCGCTCCGTCCGCCGCAAGGCCAAGGAGACCCTCGACAAGCTCGTCAAGGACAAGGAGTCCGGCGAGGACGAGGTCCGCCGTGCGGAGAAGGAGCTCGACGACACCACCGCGAAGTACGCCGCGCAGGTGGACGAGCTGCTCAAGCACAAGGAAGCCGAGCTGCTCGAGGTCTGATGAACGACTCTTCCTGGGGGGCCCCACCCCGGAGCGACTACGCCGGTGCGTGGGGACCCTCCGACCCGGGGCCCGTCCCGGCGGGTCCCGCCTACGATGCGCACGGGGCCGATCAGACTCGCCCCATGCCCATCGTGCCCGAGGAGCCCATGCCCACCCCGCCACAGCCCCCGCAGAAGAAGCGTGCGGGCCGTGACCTGCGTGCCGCCATAGGGGTGGGCGCAGGGCTCGGCGCGGTGATCATCGCGTCGCTGTTCATCTGGAAGGCCGCCTTCGTCGGTGTGATAGCGGTCGCCGTGGTCGTCGGGCTCTGGGAGCTGACCTCGCGGCTGGAGGAGCGCAAGAGCATCAAGGCTCCGGTCGTGCCGCTCGCGGTCGGCGGTGCGGCGATGGTCGTGTCCGGTTACATCAGGGGCGCCGAGGGCGCGTGGACCGCCATGGCGCTCACCGCGCTCGCGGTGCTCGTCTGGCGCATGACCGAGCCGCCCGAGGGCTACCTCAAGGACGTCACGGCCGGCGTCTTCGCGGCGTTCTACGTGCCGTTCCTGGCGACGTTCGTCGCGCTGATGCTCACCGCGGAGGACGGGGCACAGCGCGTGCTCACGTTCCTGCTGCTGACAGTGGTCAGCGACACGGGTGCGTACGCCGTGGGCTGGCGCTTCGGCAAGACCAAGCTCGCGCCGCGCATCAGCCCGGGGAAGACCCGGGAAGGGCTGGCCGGGGCGGTCGCCTTCGCAATGGTGGCGGGTGCGCTGTGCATGCAGTTCCTGGTGCACGACGGGACGTGGTGGCAGGGTCTGCTGCTCGGTGTCGCGGTGGCGGCGAGTGCGACGCTCGGTGACCTCGGCGAGTCCATGATCAAGCGTGACCTCGGCATCAAGGACATGGGCACGCTGCTGCCGGGCCACGGCGGAATCATGGACCGCCTGGACTCACTGCTGCCGACGGCTCCGGTGGTCTGGCTGCTCTTCGTGATCTTCGTAGGTACCGGCTGACCTGTGGTCTTGTCGGTTTGGGGTCCGCTGTCCACAGGACGGCGGACCCTTTCCGTACGTCTGCGACACTGGTATGACCATGCCTGTACCCGGAGAACTCACTTTCGTCGCGCCGCGCGGAGCCAAGAAGCCCCCGCGGCATCTCGCCGACCTCACGCCCGCCGAGCGCCGCGAGGCCGTGGCTGCGATCGGCGAGAAGCCGTTCCGTGCCAAGCAGCTTTCGCAGCACTACTTCGCGCGGTACGCGCACGACCCCGCGGAGTGGACCGACATTCCCGCCGGTTCGCGCGAGAAGCTCCAGGCGGAGCTGCTGCCCGACCTGATGACCGTGCTGCGGCACATCAGCTGCGACGACGACACGACGCGCAAGACCCTGTGGAAGCTGCACGACGGCACGCTCGTCGAGTCCGTGCTGATGCGCTACCCGGACCGGGTCACCATGTGCATCTCCTCGCAGGCCGGGTGCGGTATGAACTGCCCGTTCTGCGCGACCGGGCAGGCGGGGCTCGACCGCAATCTGTCGACCGCCGAGATCGTGCACCAGATCGTGGACGGCATGCGCGCGCTGCGCGACGGCGAGGTCCCTGGGGGTACCTCCCAGGCCGGAGGCTCTGGGGGAGGGCCCGCCCGGCTGTCCAACATCGTCTTCATGGGCATGGGCGAGCCGCTCGCCAACTACAAGCGGGTCGTCGGCGCCATCCGGCGGCTGACCGACCCCGAGCCGGACGGACTCGGCCTCTCGCAGCGCGGGATCACCGTGTCCACGGTGGGCCTGGTCCCGGCGATGCAGCGCTTCTCTGACGAGGGCTTCAAGTGCCGCCTCGCCGTGTCGCTGCACGCGCCGGACGACGAGCTGCGCGACACGCTCGTACCGGTCAATACGCGCTGGAAGGTGCGTGAGGTACTGGACGCGGCGTGGGAGTACGCCGAGAAGTCCGGCCGCCGGATCTCCATCGAGTACGCGCTGATCCGCGACATCAACGACCAGGCGTGGCGCGGTGACCTGCTCGGCCGCCTCCTCAAGGGCAAGCGTGTGCACGTCAACCTGATCCCGCTCAACCCGACGCCGGGCTCGAAGTGGACCGCCTCCCGTCCCGAGGACGAGAAGGCCTTCGTCGAGGCGATCGCCGCCCATGGCGTGCCCGTGACCGTACGGGACACGCGGGGCCAGGAGATCGACGGAGCGTGCGGGCAGCTGGCGGCTTCGGAGCGGTAGAGGGGCCCGTGTAACGTGGGCCGCACATTTACATATTCCGACAGGGGAGCGCCACAGCGCTGAGAGTGCGGCACGCTTTTTTCAAGCAGAGCCGCAGACCCTCTGAACCTTGCCCAGGTCATTCTGGGTAGGAAGTTCGGTCACTACTCGAGCTGTTGCGCCCTGCCCATTTTCCGTGGGCAGGGCCGCGTCTCTTCCTGGTTGCCCAGGAGGAATTCAGTGAGCACCACCAAGAAGTTCGCCGTCACCACCCTGGCCGCGGCGCTCGGCGTCTCGACGCTGGCTGCGTGCGGCGGTTCCGGTGACGACGAGTCGTCCACCGGATCGAAGTCGAAGACCGTCACGCTCGTCAGCCACGACTCGTTCGCCGCTTCCGACGCCGTACTGAAGGCGTTCACCAAGGAGACCGGCTACACCGTCAAGGTCCTCAAGAGTGGGGACGCGGGCGCCGCCCTCAACCAGGAGATCCTGACCAAGGGCTCCCCGCGCGGTGACGTCTTCTTCGGCGTGGACAACACCCTCCTCTCGCGCGCACTCGACAACGATCTCTTCACGCCGTACGAGGCCAAGGGCCTGGACAACGTCCCGGCTGCCCTTCGGCTGGACGGCGACAAGCACCGGGTCACGCCCATCGACACCGGCGACATCTGCGTCAACTACGACAAGAAGTACTTCGCCGACAAGAAGCTCGCGCCGCCGAAGTCCTTCGACGACCTGGCCAAGCCGGCGTACAAGAACCTTCTCGTCACCGAGAACGCCGGGAACTCCTCGCCCGGTCTCGGCTTCCTCCTCGGCACGGTCGCGCAGTACGGCGACGACAGCTGGAAGGGCTACTGGAAGAAGCTGAAGAACAACGGCGTCAAGGTCGTCGACAGCTGGGAGCAGGCGTACAACGAGGAGTTCTCGGGGTCCG from Streptomyces spiramyceticus carries:
- the frr gene encoding ribosome recycling factor; translation: MIEEILLEAEEKMEKAVLVAKEDFAAIRTGRAHPAMFNKIVADYYGALTPINQLASFSVPEARMAIVTPFDKTALRNIEQAIRDSDLGVNPSNDGNIIRVTFPELTQDRRKEYIKVAKTKAEDSKISIRSVRRKAKETLDKLVKDKESGEDEVRRAEKELDDTTAKYAAQVDELLKHKEAELLEV
- the rlmN gene encoding 23S rRNA (adenine(2503)-C(2))-methyltransferase RlmN — translated: MPVPGELTFVAPRGAKKPPRHLADLTPAERREAVAAIGEKPFRAKQLSQHYFARYAHDPAEWTDIPAGSREKLQAELLPDLMTVLRHISCDDDTTRKTLWKLHDGTLVESVLMRYPDRVTMCISSQAGCGMNCPFCATGQAGLDRNLSTAEIVHQIVDGMRALRDGEVPGGTSQAGGSGGGPARLSNIVFMGMGEPLANYKRVVGAIRRLTDPEPDGLGLSQRGITVSTVGLVPAMQRFSDEGFKCRLAVSLHAPDDELRDTLVPVNTRWKVREVLDAAWEYAEKSGRRISIEYALIRDINDQAWRGDLLGRLLKGKRVHVNLIPLNPTPGSKWTASRPEDEKAFVEAIAAHGVPVTVRDTRGQEIDGACGQLAASER
- a CDS encoding phosphatidate cytidylyltransferase, with the protein product MNDSSWGAPPRSDYAGAWGPSDPGPVPAGPAYDAHGADQTRPMPIVPEEPMPTPPQPPQKKRAGRDLRAAIGVGAGLGAVIIASLFIWKAAFVGVIAVAVVVGLWELTSRLEERKSIKAPVVPLAVGGAAMVVSGYIRGAEGAWTAMALTALAVLVWRMTEPPEGYLKDVTAGVFAAFYVPFLATFVALMLTAEDGAQRVLTFLLLTVVSDTGAYAVGWRFGKTKLAPRISPGKTREGLAGAVAFAMVAGALCMQFLVHDGTWWQGLLLGVAVAASATLGDLGESMIKRDLGIKDMGTLLPGHGGIMDRLDSLLPTAPVVWLLFVIFVGTG
- the tsf gene encoding translation elongation factor Ts, with the translated sequence MANYTAADVKKLRELTGAGMMDCKKALDEADGNVDKAVEALRIKGQKGVAKREGRSAENGAVVSLISEDKTSGVLLELKCETDFVAKGDKFQAVANTLAAHVAKTSPADVETLLASEIEPGKTVQAYVDEANANLGEKIVLDRFAQFTGGYVAAYMHRTMPDLPPQVGVLVELDKENAEIAKDVAQHITAFSPKYLNRDEVPAETVENERRVAEATSREEGKPEAALPKIVEGRVNGFFKDVVVLEQPFAKDNKKSVQKVLDEAGVTLKRFSRIRVGG
- the pyrH gene encoding UMP kinase, whose protein sequence is MKQGADAKQSADDKIDNGKKSGRFMLKLSGEAFAGGGGLGVDPDVVHAMAREIAAVVRDGAEIAVVIGGGNFFRGAELQQRGMDRARSDYMGMLGTVMNCLALQDFLEKEGIDSRVQTAITMGQVAEPYIPLRAVRHLEKGRVVIFGAGMGMPYFSTDTTAAQRALEIDAEALLMGKNGVDGVYDSDPKKNPDAVKFDALEYGEVLSRDLKVADATAITLCRDNALPILVFELLAEGNIARAVKGEKIGTLVSAQGTRT
- the rpsB gene encoding 30S ribosomal protein S2, giving the protein MAVVTMRELLESGVHFGHQTRRWNPKMKRFIFTERNGIYIIDLLQSLSYIDRAYEFVKETVAHGGSIMFVGTKKQAQEAIAEQATRVGMPYVNQRWLGGMLTNFSTVYKRLQRLKELEAIDFEDVAASGLTKKELLVLSREKAKLEKTLGGIREMSKVPSAVWIVDTKKEHIAVGEARKLHIPVVAILDTNCDPDEVDYKIPGNDDAIRSVTLLTRVIADAVAEGLIARSGAATGDQKPGEKAAAEPLAEWERDLLEGDKKAEEAAPAADAEVQTSAETEKVADAEKADEAAPAEAAAPAAEAEQA
- a CDS encoding thiamine ABC transporter substrate-binding protein, producing MSTTKKFAVTTLAAALGVSTLAACGGSGDDESSTGSKSKTVTLVSHDSFAASDAVLKAFTKETGYTVKVLKSGDAGAALNQEILTKGSPRGDVFFGVDNTLLSRALDNDLFTPYEAKGLDNVPAALRLDGDKHRVTPIDTGDICVNYDKKYFADKKLAPPKSFDDLAKPAYKNLLVTENAGNSSPGLGFLLGTVAQYGDDSWKGYWKKLKNNGVKVVDSWEQAYNEEFSGSAGGKKAKADRPLVVSYASSPPVEVLYAEPQPKEAPTGVATGTCFRQTEFAGLLKGAKNEAGGKALIDFLIGKKFQEDMPLNMFVNPVIKDAKLPELFTEHGVVIDKPHTVAPDKIADNREQWVKSWSSLVLK